The Vicia villosa cultivar HV-30 ecotype Madison, WI linkage group LG1, Vvil1.0, whole genome shotgun sequence genome includes a region encoding these proteins:
- the LOC131617319 gene encoding methylcrotonoyl-CoA carboxylase subunit alpha, mitochondrial-like — protein sequence MVSGQFYFMEMNTRLQVEHPVTEMIVGQDLVEWQIHVANGDPLPLSQSQIPILGHAFEARIYAENVAKGFLPATGVLHHYRIPDSSGGQLCKVNLVIFMVNLKIYPIFYCGRT from the exons ATGGTCTCTGGCCAGTTTTACTTTATGGAGATGAATACCCGTCTTCAG GTTGAACATCCTGTCACAGAGATGATTGTTGGTCAAGATCTTGTTGAATGGCAAATCCATGTTGCCAATGGAGACCCTCTTCCGTTGAGTCAATCACAGATTCCAATATTAG GTCATGCTTTTGAAGCTCGAATCTATGCTGAAAATGTTGCAAAAGGGTTTCTACCAGCAACTGGAGTATTGCACCATTATCGCATTCCGGACTCATCAGGGGGTCAGTTGTGCAAAGTTAACCTAGTAATTTTTATGGTCAATCTGAAAATTTATCCTATTTTCTACTGTGGACGAACATGA